Proteins from a single region of Malaclemys terrapin pileata isolate rMalTer1 chromosome 23, rMalTer1.hap1, whole genome shotgun sequence:
- the EPOR gene encoding erythropoietin receptor has translation MFHALPGGPDLLLGEQQPPECHGIRLLLRRGDTPSFTPLRVGAYAGNSSNVIHSRTIMINQVVLLEPPSNLTARTTESPGQLAVSWQPPGLRYLESSLRYEVAFAPEGAERQTVNIPDGRTECLILNLRGRTRYALAVRVKPDGVSYSGYWSAWSAPVTVVTPRDLDPLILSLSLILLLIVVLLALFALLTHRRFLKKKLWPVIPSPEHKFEGLFTLYKGNFQLWLGQRNAYLWWSANPGYLEEQPTMLEVLSEGRESKAEGPVPPLPPKAQGLVPPARPEPPAEPQDDYLVLDEQLMPCSLGKDSLLLPDARSSASSEAPPAMGQELGSPGATPEPVPEERVSSSSSFEYTVFDPSSELLAPCGHQRPLKYSYLLVSDSGISADYSPLGTSTNRPNLYTNLCQEECQAQPFPASYVVCS, from the exons ATGTTTCACGCGCTGCCTGGAGGACCTGACCTGCTTCTGGGAGAGCAGCAGCCCCCCGAGTGCCACGGAATACGGCTTCTTCTACGTCGTGGA GACACCCCGTCCTTCACCCCCCTGCGCGTCGGCGCATACGCCGGCAACAGCAGCAACGTTATCCACTCCCGCACCATCATGATCAACCAAGTGG TTCTCCTGGAGCCTCCGTCCAACCTGACGGCGCGCACGACCGAGAGCCCGGGGCAGCTGGCGGTGAGCTGGCAGCCGCCCGGCCTGCGCTACCTGGAGAGCAGCCTGCGCTACGAGGTGGCCTTCGCCCCCGAGGGCGCCGAGCGCCAGACG GTCAACATCCCCGACGGCCGCACCGAGTGTCTCATCCTCAACCTGCGGGGCCGGACCCGCTACGCCCTGGCCGTGCGCGTCAAGCCCGACGGCGTCAGCTACAGCGGCTACTGGAGCGCCTGGTCGGCGCCGGTCACCGTGGTGACGCCCCGCG ATCTGGACCCCCTGATCCTGTCGCTGTCTCTCATCCTGTTGCTCATCGTGGTGCTCCTGGCCCTCTTTGCCCTGCTCACCCACCGCAG gttTTTGAAGAAGAAGCTGTGGCCGGTGattcccagcccggagcacaaATTCGAGGGGCTTTTCACCCTCTACAAGGGGAACTTCCAG CTCTGGCTGGGACAAAGAAATGCCTACCTGTGGTGGAGCGCGAACCCTGGCTATTTGGAGGAGCAGCCCACCATGCTGGAAGTGCTGTCCGAGGGCCGCGAATCCAAGGCGGAGGGGCCggtgccccctttgccccccaaaGCCCAGGGCTTGgtcccgcccgcccgccctgaGCCGCCCGCGGAGCCCCAGGATGACTACCTGGTGCTGGATGAACAGCTGATGCCATGCAGTCTCGGCAAGGACTCTCTGCTCCTGCCGGATGCCCGGAGCAGTGCGAGCTCTGAAGCCCCCCCTgccatggggcaggagctgggctcCCCGGGGGCGACACCGGAGCCCGTCCCAGAGGAGCGGGTCTCGTCCTCCTCCAGCTTCGAGTACACCGTCTTTGACCCCAGTTCGGAGCTGCTGGCACCCTGTGGGCACCAGCGCCCGCTCAAATACAGCTACCTGCTGGTGTCCGACTCCGGGATCTCCGCTGACTACAGCCCCCTGGGCACCAGCACCAACCGGCCCAACCTCTACACCAACCTGTGCCAGGAGGAGTGCCAGGCccagcccttcccagccagctacGTGGTGTGCTCATAG